The following are from one region of the Acanthopagrus latus isolate v.2019 chromosome 2, fAcaLat1.1, whole genome shotgun sequence genome:
- the sidt2 gene encoding SID1 transmembrane family member 2 isoform X5 yields the protein MGQEPFKRRPILSHLHHIAIRIERSLDSVGRSRQESLSSVEEDDYDTLEDIDSDKNIVRTKKFLCVSDLARKDKRILSKKYQIYFWNIATIAVFYALPVIQLVITYQTVVNVTGNQDICFYNFLCAHPLGALSAFNNILSNLGYVMLGLLFLLIVLKRDIVHNRALVRNDLNALECGIPKHFGLFYAMGTALMMEGLLSACYHVCPNYTNFQFDTSFMYMIAGLCMLKLYQKRHPDINASAYTAYACLAAVIFFSVLGVVFGKGNMVFWIVFSVIHILATLLLSTQLYYMGRWRFDSGVLRRIVYVIYTDCIRQCSGPMYIDRMVLLVMGNIVNWSLAAYGLIERPNDFASYLLAIAICNLLLYFAFYIIMKLRSGERIKCLPLVCILFTAVVWGFALYFFFQGLSTWQKTPAESREHNRDCILLSFFDDHDIWHFLSSIAMFGSFLVLLTMDDDLDTVQRDKIFVF from the exons ATGG GACAGGAGCCTTTCAAACGCCGCCCAATCCTCAGTCACCTTCACCACATAGCCATCCGCATTG aGCGATCGTTGGACAGTGTTGGACGAAGCAGGCAGGAGTCTCTGAGCTCCGTGGAGGAGGATGACTACGACACACTGGAGGATATTGACTCGGACAAAAACATTGTCCGCACAAAA aaatttctctgtgtttctgacttGGCTCGCAAAGACAAGAGGATCCTCAGCAAGAAATACCAAATCTACTTCTG GAACATTGCTACTATTGCTGTGTTCTACGCACTGCCGGTCATCCAGCTGGTCATCACCTACCAGACG GTGGTCAATGTCACAGGAAACCAGGACATCTGCTTCTACAACTTCCTGTGCGCCCACCCCCTGGGAGCTCTCAG TGCGTTCAACAACATCCTCAGTAACCTTGGTTACGTGATGCTgggactcctcttcctccttatCGTGCTCAAAAGAGACATCGTCCACAATCGCGCCCTGGTCCGCAACGATCTCAATGCTCTA GAATGTGGTATCCCAAAGCATTTCGGTCTGTTTTATGCTATGGGAACTGCTCTGATGATGGAAGGCTTGCTCAGTGCCTGCTACCATGTCTGCCCCAACTACACCAACTTCCAGTTTG ACACCTCATTTATGTACATGATTGCTGGACTTTGTATGTTGAAACTGTATCAGAAGAGACACCCAGACATCAACGCAAGTGCTTACACCGCCTACGCCTGCCTGGCTGCGgtcatcttcttctctgtgcTTGGAGTG GTATTTGGGAAAGGAAACATGGTCTTCTGGATCGTTTTCTCAGTGATCCACATTCTGgccactctcctcctcagcacACAGCTCTACTACATGGGCCGCTGGAGGTTCG ATTCTGGGGTGCTGCGCCGGATCGTGTACGTCATCTACACGGACTGCATCAGACAGTGCAGCGGACCTATGTACATT gaCCGAATGGTTCTGCTTGTAATGGGGAACATAGTCAACTGGTCTCT AGCGGCGTACGGCCTCATAGAGAGACCAAACGACTTTGCCTCCTACCTTTTGGCCATCGCCATTTGCAACCTGCTGCTCTACTTTGCCTTTTACATCATtatgaag cTGCGGAGTGGTGAGAGAATCAAATGTCTACCGTTGGTGTGTATTCTCTTCACGGCTGTGGTGTGGGGCTTTGCACTGTATTTCTTCTTCCAGGGTCTCAGCACCTGGCAG AAAACCCCAGCAGAGTCTCGTGAGCACAACAGGGACTGCATCCTGCTTTCATTCTTTGACGATCATGACATTTGGcactttctctcctccatcgcCATGTTTGGATCATTCCTG GTCCTCCTCACCATGGACGACGACCTTGACACCGTCCAGCGAGACAAGATCTTCGTCTTCTAG
- the sidt2 gene encoding SID1 transmembrane family member 2 isoform X6 codes for MERSLDSVGRSRQESLSSVEEDDYDTLEDIDSDKNIVRTKKFLCVSDLARKDKRILSKKYQIYFWNIATIAVFYALPVIQLVITYQTVVNVTGNQDICFYNFLCAHPLGALSAFNNILSNLGYVMLGLLFLLIVLKRDIVHNRALVRNDLNALECGIPKHFGLFYAMGTALMMEGLLSACYHVCPNYTNFQFDTSFMYMIAGLCMLKLYQKRHPDINASAYTAYACLAAVIFFSVLGVVFGKGNMVFWIVFSVIHILATLLLSTQLYYMGRWRFDSGVLRRIVYVIYTDCIRQCSGPMYIDRMVLLVMGNIVNWSLAAYGLIERPNDFASYLLAIAICNLLLYFAFYIIMKLRSGERIKCLPLVCILFTAVVWGFALYFFFQGLSTWQKTPAESREHNRDCILLSFFDDHDIWHFLSSIAMFGSFLVLLTMDDDLDTVQRDKIFVF; via the exons ATGG aGCGATCGTTGGACAGTGTTGGACGAAGCAGGCAGGAGTCTCTGAGCTCCGTGGAGGAGGATGACTACGACACACTGGAGGATATTGACTCGGACAAAAACATTGTCCGCACAAAA aaatttctctgtgtttctgacttGGCTCGCAAAGACAAGAGGATCCTCAGCAAGAAATACCAAATCTACTTCTG GAACATTGCTACTATTGCTGTGTTCTACGCACTGCCGGTCATCCAGCTGGTCATCACCTACCAGACG GTGGTCAATGTCACAGGAAACCAGGACATCTGCTTCTACAACTTCCTGTGCGCCCACCCCCTGGGAGCTCTCAG TGCGTTCAACAACATCCTCAGTAACCTTGGTTACGTGATGCTgggactcctcttcctccttatCGTGCTCAAAAGAGACATCGTCCACAATCGCGCCCTGGTCCGCAACGATCTCAATGCTCTA GAATGTGGTATCCCAAAGCATTTCGGTCTGTTTTATGCTATGGGAACTGCTCTGATGATGGAAGGCTTGCTCAGTGCCTGCTACCATGTCTGCCCCAACTACACCAACTTCCAGTTTG ACACCTCATTTATGTACATGATTGCTGGACTTTGTATGTTGAAACTGTATCAGAAGAGACACCCAGACATCAACGCAAGTGCTTACACCGCCTACGCCTGCCTGGCTGCGgtcatcttcttctctgtgcTTGGAGTG GTATTTGGGAAAGGAAACATGGTCTTCTGGATCGTTTTCTCAGTGATCCACATTCTGgccactctcctcctcagcacACAGCTCTACTACATGGGCCGCTGGAGGTTCG ATTCTGGGGTGCTGCGCCGGATCGTGTACGTCATCTACACGGACTGCATCAGACAGTGCAGCGGACCTATGTACATT gaCCGAATGGTTCTGCTTGTAATGGGGAACATAGTCAACTGGTCTCT AGCGGCGTACGGCCTCATAGAGAGACCAAACGACTTTGCCTCCTACCTTTTGGCCATCGCCATTTGCAACCTGCTGCTCTACTTTGCCTTTTACATCATtatgaag cTGCGGAGTGGTGAGAGAATCAAATGTCTACCGTTGGTGTGTATTCTCTTCACGGCTGTGGTGTGGGGCTTTGCACTGTATTTCTTCTTCCAGGGTCTCAGCACCTGGCAG AAAACCCCAGCAGAGTCTCGTGAGCACAACAGGGACTGCATCCTGCTTTCATTCTTTGACGATCATGACATTTGGcactttctctcctccatcgcCATGTTTGGATCATTCCTG GTCCTCCTCACCATGGACGACGACCTTGACACCGTCCAGCGAGACAAGATCTTCGTCTTCTAG